The Rhinoderma darwinii isolate aRhiDar2 chromosome 11, aRhiDar2.hap1, whole genome shotgun sequence genome window below encodes:
- the LOC142663063 gene encoding uncharacterized protein LOC142663063: MIKNTLEKCLMLSSDCNIDNEKPAHNSPGHYPISHNITDSHNGRIAHGSGDKYQCSECGKCFTQNGSLNVHKRIHTGEKPFSCSGSGKLFMRKSDLVRHYRVHTGEKPFVCSVCGKCFSQKSKLVSHQRTHTGEILFPCPECGRCFTNRAILATHLKFHSGENPFQCSDCGTCFQYKSYLVKHQIIHTKTKPFSCSECGKYLTNKGALIYHLRTTTGEKPFSCSECGRCFTSKGHLVTHKRTHTGRSHFHVQNVGNVLPFFFSKFKEDPSLGHIS, from the exons ATGATCAAGAATACACTGGAGAAATGTCTCATGTTGTCTTCTGATTGTAACATAGACAATGAGAAGCCCGCACACAATTCTCCAGGACATTACCCCATTTCTCACAATATAACAGACTCCCATAATGGTAGAATAGCCCATGGAAGTGGTGACAAGTATCAGTGCTCTGAATGCGGGAAATGTTTTACCCAAAACGGGTCTCTTAACGTCCATAAAAGAatccacacaggggagaaaccctTCTCTTGTTCAGGAAGCGGAAAATTGTTTATGCGTAAATCTGACCTGGTTAGACATTACCGAGTTCACACTGGAGAAAAGCCCTTTGTATGTTCAGTGTGTGGGAAGTGTTTCAGTCAAAAGTCAAAGCTGGTAAGTCATCAACGTACCCACACTGGTGAAATTCTCTTCCCATGTCCCGagtgtggaagatgttttacaaaTCGAGCTATACTTGCAACACATCTGAAATTTCACTCAGGAGAGAACCCATTTCAGTGCTCCGATTGTGGGACGTGTTTTCAGTACAAATCGTATCTTGTTAAACATCAAATAATTCACACGAAGACAAAACCCTTTTCTTGTTCGGAGTGTGGAAAATATTTAACCAACAAGGGCGCCCTCATCTATCACTTGAGGACAACCACAGGGGAGAAACCTTTCTCCTGTTCTGAATGTGGGCGATGTTTTACAAGTAAAGGACACCTTGTCACTCATAAGCGGACCCACACagggagaagccattttcatgtgcaAAATGTGGGAAACGTTTTGCCC TTTTTCTTCTCCaaatttaaagaggacccgtcacttGGTCATATAAGTTGA